One segment of Neodiprion fabricii isolate iyNeoFabr1 chromosome 1, iyNeoFabr1.1, whole genome shotgun sequence DNA contains the following:
- the LOC124180820 gene encoding hexokinase-2-like: MRFSAATTRKIQSVFLSEVENGIRQRPSSLQMENTYIPELPDGTESGLFLALDLGGTNFRVILLELENGVVVKEDVKRYHIGADLRVGCGIALFDYLAECVSDFVIGQGVQDIELPLGFTFSFPMIQHSLEVGILVTWTKTFNCQNVVNKDAVLLLREALERRGDTKVNVVAVLNDTTGTLIQGASQDRNTAIGLILGTGSNACYLERADKVQHWETERHGEKEVIIDIEWGAFGDNGVLDFIKTEFDRENDANSLLVSSFTFEKYISGKYLGELTRITLAKLTKEGLLFEGHAPGALLTPGNLTTDLVSHIEQDTLDGGSNNTRDVLARFGVTATEEDIAIVQYVCEIISNRAALLVSICLATLLEKIDREESTIAVDGSLYKHHPRFEGWMNQYIHLLAPGHKFKLMHAEDGSGKGAALVAAIALRLKKRLEWEAIGD; the protein is encoded by the exons ATGAGATTTTCGGCCGCTACAACGCGGAAGATTCAGTCCGTGTTCTTGTCCGAGGTTGAAAATGGAATACGTCAACGACCCTCGTCACTGCAAATGGAGAACACGTACATCCCCGAACTGCCCGATGGCACGG AGTCGGGTTTATTTCTGGCGTTGGACCTTGGCGGTACCAATTTCCGTGTAATTCTCCTGGAACTGGAGAACGGAGTCGTTGTCAAGGAAGACGTCAAGAGGTATCACATTGGGGCCGATCTCCGAGTCGGGTGCGGAATCGCGTTGTTCGATTACCTTGCGGAGTGTGTCAGTGACTTTGTAATCGGACAGGGTGTCCAGGACATCGAACTTCCCCTGG GTTTCACGTTCTCCTTTCCAATGATCCAACACTCCCTGGAAGTTGGTATTCTCGTTACGTGGACCAAGACGTTCAACTGCCAAAACGTGGTGAACAAAGACGCCGTATTACTGCTACGCGAAGCCCTCGAGAGACGGGGAGACACAAAAGTGAACGTTGTCGCTGTTCTGAACGACACGACGGGGACTCTGATACAAGGCGCTTCGCAGGACCGAAACACAGCTATCGGTCTGATCCTGGGAACCGGAAGCAACGCTTGTTATCTAGAAAGAGCCGACAAAGTGCAGCACTGGGAGACGGAGAGACACGGCGAGAAAGAG GTAATAATCGACATCGAATGGGGCGCGTTTGGAGACAACGGAGTACTAGACTTTATCAAAACTGAATTCGACCGCGAAAACGACGCGAACTCGTTGCTGGTCAGTTCGTTTAC GTTTGAGAAATATATATCTGGAAAATATCTGGGAGAATTAACCCGCATCACACTTGCTAAACTGACGAAAGAAGGACTTCTATTCGAAGGACATGCCCCTGGCGCTCTCCTCACCCCTGGGAATCTCACGACTGACCTGGTGTCTCACATCGAACA agatACTCTTGATGGAGGCAGCAACAATACAAGAGATGTTTTGGCCAGATTCGGGGTGACAGCGACTGAAGAAGACATTGCCATTGTACAATACGTTTGCGAAATTATATCGAACCGTGCTGCTCTCCTGGTTTCTATAT GTCTTGCAacattattggaaaaaatcgatCGCGAGGAATCGACTATCGCAGTCGACGGTTCGCTTTACAAGCATCATCCTCGTTTCGAGGGGTGGATGAATCAGTACATTCATCTTCTGGCACCTGGACACAAG TTCAAGCTCATGCATGCAGAAGATGGAAGTGGAAAAGGTGCTGCACTAGTAGCAGCTATCGCATTAAGGCTTAAAAAAAGACTTGAATGGGAGGCAATCGGTGATTAA